Proteins from a genomic interval of Streptococcus oralis:
- the glgD gene encoding glucose-1-phosphate adenylyltransferase subunit GlgD: MKIDKYSAILGNTVGFHDMSTLTEHRPVASLPFGAKYRLIDFPLSSLANAGVRSVFGIFQQDNISSVFDHIRSGREWGLSTLLSHYYLGIYNTSVESSTVGKEYYQQLLTYLKRSGSNQTVALNCDIVVNIDLNQVFHLHTTAGRPITVVYKKLPKKDISDVNAILEVDETDHVLSHKLFDAKSTDELFNMSTDIFVVDTPWLIERLEEEVQKEYPEKLRYVLRDLAVKEGAFAYEYTGYLANIHSVQSYYQANIDMLESQKFYSLFSPNQKIYTKVKNEEPTYYANTSKVSTSQFASGSIIEGEVVQSVLSRNIYVHKDSVVKDSVLFPRVVIGQGAQVEYAILDKGVEVADGVVIRGTAEHPVVVKKGETVTEDIYS; encoded by the coding sequence ATGAAGATTGATAAATATTCAGCCATTTTAGGAAACACAGTTGGTTTTCATGATATGTCAACGTTAACAGAACACCGTCCGGTGGCTAGCTTGCCATTTGGAGCAAAATATCGTTTAATTGATTTCCCTCTTTCTAGCCTTGCAAATGCTGGTGTTCGTAGTGTCTTTGGAATTTTCCAACAAGACAATATCAGTTCAGTCTTTGACCATATTCGTTCAGGACGTGAGTGGGGCTTATCTACCCTTCTCAGTCACTACTATCTAGGTATTTATAATACGAGTGTTGAAAGTAGCACAGTTGGGAAAGAATATTACCAACAGCTTCTCACTTATTTGAAACGTTCAGGATCAAATCAGACGGTTGCACTTAACTGTGACATCGTGGTGAATATTGACCTCAATCAAGTATTCCATTTACATACTACTGCCGGTCGTCCGATTACAGTTGTTTATAAGAAATTACCTAAAAAGGATATTTCAGATGTTAATGCCATCTTGGAAGTGGATGAAACAGACCATGTTCTTTCTCATAAACTTTTTGATGCCAAATCAACAGATGAACTTTTCAACATGTCTACAGATATATTCGTCGTTGATACTCCGTGGTTGATTGAACGACTTGAAGAAGAAGTTCAAAAAGAATATCCAGAAAAATTACGCTATGTACTCCGCGATTTAGCTGTAAAAGAAGGTGCTTTTGCTTACGAATACACGGGCTATCTAGCCAATATTCACTCCGTTCAATCCTATTATCAAGCCAATATTGATATGTTGGAGTCTCAAAAATTCTACTCTCTCTTCTCACCTAACCAAAAGATTTATACCAAGGTTAAGAATGAAGAACCAACCTACTATGCGAATACTTCAAAAGTAAGTACTTCTCAGTTTGCTTCTGGTAGTATCATTGAGGGTGAAGTAGTTCAGTCAGTCCTATCTCGTAACATTTATGTTCACAAAGATAGTGTGGTGAAAGACAGCGTTTTATTTCCTCGTGTTGTGATTGGTCAGGGTGCCCAAGTTGAATATGCCATCCTAGACAAAGGAGTTGAAGTTGCGGACGGTGTTGTCATTCGAGGAACAGCAGAACATCCAGTTGTAGTTAAGAAGGGTGAAACAGTAACAGAGGACATTTACTCATGA
- the glgA gene encoding glycogen synthase GlgA, translating to MKILFVAAEGAPFSKTGGLGDVIGALPKSLVKAGHEVAVFLPYYDMVEAKFGDQIEDVLHFEVSVGWRRQYCGIKKTVLNGVTFYFIDNQYYFFRGHVYGDFDDGERFAFFQLAALEAMERIGFIPDLLHVHDYHTAMIPFLLKEKYHWIQAYQGIKTVLTIHNLEFQGQFSEGMLWDLFGVGFERYADGTLRWNDCLNWMKAGILYADRVSTVSPSYAHEIMTSQFGCGLDQILRMESGKVSGIVNGIDADLYNPQTDPLLDYHFDKEDLSGKAQNKAKLQERVGLPVRADVPLVGIVSRLTRQKGFDVVVESLHRFLQEDVQIVLLGTGDPAFEHSFSWFAQVYPDKLSANITFDVKLAQEIYAACDLFLMPSRFEPCGLSQMMAMRYGTLPLVHEVGGLRDTVQAFNPIEGTGTGFSFDNLTPYWLNWSFQTALDVYKNQPDVWRNLQKQAMECDFSWDTACKSYLDLYHSLVN from the coding sequence ATGAAAATTTTATTTGTAGCGGCAGAAGGAGCACCCTTTTCAAAAACAGGTGGTTTGGGCGATGTCATTGGTGCCCTTCCCAAATCACTTGTAAAAGCAGGGCACGAAGTTGCAGTTTTCTTGCCTTACTATGATATGGTAGAAGCTAAGTTTGGTGACCAGATAGAGGATGTTCTCCACTTTGAAGTTAGTGTAGGATGGCGTAGACAGTACTGTGGTATTAAGAAAACGGTCTTGAATGGGGTTACCTTCTACTTCATTGATAATCAATATTATTTCTTCCGTGGCCATGTGTACGGTGATTTTGACGATGGTGAACGCTTTGCCTTTTTCCAACTGGCTGCTCTTGAAGCCATGGAACGCATCGGCTTTATTCCTGACCTTCTCCATGTTCATGATTACCACACAGCCATGATTCCCTTCTTGTTGAAAGAAAAGTATCATTGGATTCAAGCATATCAAGGAATTAAAACTGTTCTAACTATTCACAATTTGGAATTCCAAGGTCAATTTTCTGAAGGAATGTTGTGGGATTTGTTTGGAGTTGGCTTTGAACGCTACGCTGATGGCACCCTTCGCTGGAATGATTGTCTCAACTGGATGAAAGCAGGCATTCTTTACGCGGATCGTGTCTCAACCGTTTCTCCTAGCTATGCGCATGAGATTATGACCAGTCAGTTTGGTTGCGGTTTGGATCAGATTCTTCGCATGGAGTCAGGCAAAGTTTCAGGTATTGTCAATGGTATTGACGCAGATCTTTATAATCCTCAAACAGACCCACTTTTAGATTATCATTTTGATAAGGAAGATTTGTCTGGAAAAGCACAAAATAAAGCAAAATTGCAAGAGAGAGTTGGGTTACCTGTCCGAGCAGATGTTCCTCTAGTTGGGATTGTCTCTCGTTTGACCCGTCAAAAAGGCTTTGATGTTGTTGTAGAGAGCTTGCATCGTTTCTTACAAGAGGACGTTCAAATAGTCCTTTTAGGAACAGGAGATCCTGCTTTTGAACATTCCTTCTCCTGGTTTGCTCAAGTCTATCCTGACAAGCTATCAGCAAATATCACTTTCGATGTCAAGCTCGCTCAAGAAATCTACGCAGCTTGTGATCTCTTCCTCATGCCAAGTCGTTTTGAACCATGTGGCTTATCTCAAATGATGGCGATGCGCTATGGAACGCTACCATTGGTTCATGAAGTGGGTGGATTGCGTGATACTGTTCAAGCTTTCAATCCAATCGAAGGAACTGGTACAGGATTTAGCTTTGACAATTTAACACCATACTGGCTTAACTGGAGTTTCCAAACAGCCTTGGATGTTTATAAGAACCAGCCAGATGTTTGGAGAAATCTACAAAAACAAGCTATGGAATGCGATTTCTCATGGGATACAGCCTGCAAGTCTTATCTTGACTTGTACCATAGTTTAGTCAACTAA
- the serB gene encoding phosphoserine phosphatase SerB → MTQVKGLCVMDVDGTLIAEEVIDLLGREAGCEAEISKITNQAMQGELDFEGSLRARVALLKCLPISVFDRVFKSIHLSNNAQEFISILQKNGILVGLVSGGFSPIVERLAKHLGISYFSANQLEVKDNFLTGRLVGEIVTSQVKQATLEKWRKDLKLPKERTIAIGDGANDLFMLKSAGHGIAFCAKDVVKAEIACHVDTRDFLEVLPLIDFLE, encoded by the coding sequence ATGACACAAGTAAAAGGCCTGTGTGTTATGGATGTTGATGGTACCTTAATAGCAGAGGAAGTGATTGACCTTTTGGGAAGAGAAGCAGGTTGCGAAGCGGAAATTTCAAAGATTACCAATCAAGCAATGCAAGGAGAACTGGACTTTGAAGGGAGTTTACGAGCGAGGGTAGCTTTGTTAAAATGTCTTCCGATTTCGGTCTTTGATAGAGTTTTCAAATCCATCCATCTGTCCAATAATGCTCAAGAATTTATCTCCATACTTCAAAAGAATGGCATCCTAGTTGGTCTAGTTTCAGGTGGATTTAGTCCAATCGTTGAGAGATTAGCAAAGCACCTAGGTATTTCCTATTTCTCTGCCAACCAGTTGGAAGTCAAAGACAACTTTTTAACAGGTCGACTAGTTGGTGAAATTGTTACATCCCAAGTAAAACAAGCTACTCTTGAGAAATGGAGAAAAGACCTAAAACTTCCCAAAGAAAGAACGATTGCCATCGGTGATGGGGCTAATGACCTATTCATGTTAAAATCAGCAGGTCACGGTATAGCCTTTTGTGCCAAAGATGTCGTAAAAGCAGAGATAGCTTGTCATGTAGATACGAGGGATTTTTTGGAAGTTCTTCCTTTGATTGATTTCTTAGAATGA
- a CDS encoding glycerate kinase, whose product MKIVIAPDSFKESLTAEEVAQAMKKGFEQSIADVECLLCPVGDGGEGTVDAIRHSLELEEKWQEVTGPFGLKESMRYFQKGQITLFEVADLVGLGKIPREKRNPLHIQTRGIGELIHHLIDQGMKEIYIGVGGTASNDGGIGIAASLGYCFYDKNGKELPACGQTLLEFESVSDSELYRIPEDVKIRILADVVSPLCGHQGATYTFGKQKGLDPALFETVDLAMQRFYEKLSPSTLFLKGAGAGGGIAAGLCAFAKACIVSGIDTCLDLIDFDKKVAGADLVIVGEGRLDSQSFAGKAPIGVAKRTPNRVPVIAICGSLADDLPPLPFENIEAAFSILEKCEPLENSLKNASLYLEHTATNIGHLLNMRKD is encoded by the coding sequence ATGAAAATTGTAATTGCACCTGATTCTTTTAAAGAAAGTTTGACAGCAGAAGAGGTCGCTCAAGCTATGAAAAAAGGCTTCGAACAGTCAATAGCGGATGTAGAATGTCTGCTCTGTCCTGTTGGTGATGGTGGGGAAGGAACTGTAGATGCTATTCGCCATTCTCTTGAACTCGAAGAAAAATGGCAAGAGGTGACAGGGCCTTTTGGGCTAAAAGAATCAATGCGCTATTTTCAAAAAGGTCAAATAACGCTCTTTGAAGTTGCTGACTTGGTTGGTCTTGGAAAGATTCCGCGTGAGAAACGAAACCCTCTCCACATCCAAACCAGAGGAATTGGAGAGCTGATTCACCATCTCATTGATCAAGGGATGAAAGAAATCTATATCGGCGTTGGTGGTACGGCTAGTAATGACGGTGGGATAGGCATTGCTGCTAGTCTGGGTTATTGTTTTTATGATAAGAATGGAAAGGAATTACCAGCTTGCGGTCAGACGTTGCTTGAGTTCGAGTCAGTTTCAGACAGTGAGTTGTATAGGATTCCTGAAGATGTGAAAATTCGCATTTTAGCAGATGTCGTGAGCCCTTTATGTGGTCATCAAGGAGCGACCTATACATTTGGAAAACAAAAGGGCTTGGATCCTGCTTTATTTGAGACAGTAGATCTGGCTATGCAGCGGTTCTATGAAAAATTATCGCCTTCTACCCTATTTCTTAAAGGAGCAGGGGCAGGTGGGGGTATTGCTGCTGGACTCTGTGCCTTTGCTAAGGCCTGTATCGTATCTGGGATTGATACTTGCTTGGATTTGATAGACTTTGACAAGAAAGTTGCAGGTGCCGACTTGGTTATCGTTGGAGAAGGCAGACTGGACAGTCAAAGCTTTGCTGGAAAAGCTCCTATCGGCGTAGCAAAAAGAACCCCTAACAGAGTTCCAGTTATTGCTATTTGTGGTAGTCTTGCTGACGATTTGCCTCCCCTACCATTTGAAAATATAGAAGCTGCCTTTTCCATTTTAGAGAAATGTGAACCTTTAGAGAATAGTTTGAAAAATGCAAGTCTCTATTTGGAGCACACAGCTACTAATATCGGTCATTTATTAAATATGAGGAAGGATTAA
- a CDS encoding DUF1694 domain-containing protein translates to MTDLSKQLLEKAHGGPKLNPDEQRRYLGTFEERVLGYADISTANSPELEHGFFSILDGFQEKVEELFVKISPNIEFDKQVFYLKQAKESNCQATIVSDDHITSPFGLVIHTNEPVQVDEKDLRLAFSNLWEEKKTETPKKSIWKKWLG, encoded by the coding sequence ATGACAGATTTATCAAAACAACTACTAGAAAAAGCTCATGGCGGGCCAAAATTAAACCCTGACGAACAACGCCGCTACCTCGGTACTTTCGAGGAAAGAGTTCTTGGATACGCGGATATCAGTACTGCCAATAGTCCTGAATTAGAACATGGATTTTTCTCTATTTTAGATGGTTTTCAAGAAAAGGTAGAGGAACTTTTTGTGAAAATCTCACCAAATATCGAGTTTGACAAACAAGTCTTTTACTTAAAACAAGCAAAGGAAAGCAACTGCCAGGCGACTATTGTTTCAGATGATCATATCACCTCTCCTTTCGGCCTTGTCATTCACACGAACGAACCTGTTCAAGTAGATGAAAAAGACCTTAGACTTGCATTCTCGAATCTCTGGGAGGAGAAAAAGACAGAAACTCCTAAAAAATCAATCTGGAAAAAATGGTTAGGTTAA